A stretch of Miscanthus floridulus cultivar M001 chromosome 13, ASM1932011v1, whole genome shotgun sequence DNA encodes these proteins:
- the LOC136499017 gene encoding pyrophosphate--fructose 6-phosphate 1-phosphotransferase subunit alpha-like, protein MNADFGAPKELAGGLQQRRALYQPRLPPCLQGPTVRAEYGDATTTIDPTCAQAVAQAFAHTFGQPLVSFVAPAAAAVEERHPIRVGVVFSGRQSPGGHNVVWGLHDALKAYNPQSVLYGFVGGTEGLFANKTLEITDDVLASYKNQGGFDLLGRSIDQIRTTKQVNAAMTTCHSLNLDGLVIIGGVTSNSDAAQLAETLIQNNCKTKVVGVPVSLNGDLKNQFVETTVGFDTVCKVNSQLVSNVCLDAISAGKYYYFVRLMGRKASHVAFECALQSHPNMLILGEEVALSKLTLMEIINKICDGVQARAELGKYHGVLVIPEGLIESIPEMYALIQEINILHNNNVPVAEMSSQLSPWAAALFQFLPPFIRRELLLHQESDNSAQLSQIDTEQLLAHLVETEMIKRTKEGRYKGRKFSSVCHFFGYQARGSVPSNFDCDYAYALGRISLHMIASGLTGYMATVANLKDPVDKWRCSAAPLTAMMSVKRHLRGPGAIPIGRPSIHPSPIDLKGKAYELLREKASSFLLDDFYRTPGGIQFEGPGSDVKPITLTIENQDYMGDIEMLKEYLGKVRTMVKPGCSREILKAAISSMVSVTDVLTVMSHPLNAELPLYHFK, encoded by the exons atgaaCGCCGACTTCGGCGCGCCCAAGGAGCTCGCGGGTGGCCTTCAGCAGCGGAGGGCCCTCTACCAGCCCCGCCTCCCGCCATGCCTCCAG GGGCCGACGGTAAGGGCGGAGTACGGCGACGCGACCACCACCATCGACCCCACCTGTGCCCAAGCCGTCGCGCAGGCCTTCGCGCACACCTTCGGCCAGCCGCTCGTCAGCTTCGtcgcgccggccgccgccgccgttgaggAGCGCCACCCTATCAG GGTGGGCGTGGTGTTCTCTGGGAGGCAGTCGCCGGGAGGGCACAACGTCGTCTGGGGCCTCCATGACGCACTCAAAGCCTACAATCCTCAGAGCGTGCTCTACGGATTTGTCG GGGGCACGGAGGGGCTGTTTGCAAACAAGACGTTGGAGATCACAGACGATGTTCTTGCTTCCTATAAGAACCAAG GTGGTTTCGATTTGCTTGGTAGGAGTATTGATCAGATCCGCACTACTAAGCAAGTGAATGCTGCAATGACAACATGCCACAGTCTGAACTTGGATGGGTTAGTCATCATTGGAG GTGTGACCTCCAATTCAGATGCTGCACAGCTTGCAGAGACCCTTATCCAGAATAACTGTAAGACCAAG GTTGTTGGTGTGCCAGTTTCATTGAATGGTGACCTCAAGAACCAGTTTGTTGAAACAACAGTCGGATTTGATACAGTGTGCAAG GTTAATTCACAGCTTGTAAGCAATGTTTGCCTCGATGCAATCTCAGCTGGAAAG TACTATTATTTTGTTCGTCTGATGGGACGAAAAGCATCTCATGTTGCCTTTGAATGTGCACTTCAGTCACACCCAAACATG CTCATCTTAGGAGAGGAGGTAGCATTGTCAAAACTCACTCTGATGGAAATTATAAACAAGATATGCGATGGAGTACAAGCAAGGGCAGAATTAG GGAAATATCATGGTGTGCTTGTTATTCCCGAAGGACTTATAGAAAGCATTCCAGAAATGTATGCTCTTATTCAG GAAATCAATATCCTTCACAACAATAATGTTCCTGTGGCTGAGATGTCATCACAACTGTCTCCGTGGGCAGCTGCTCTGTTCCAGTTCTTGCCACCCTTCATCAGAAGAGAG CTGCTGCTCCACCAAGAATCAGATAACTCTGCACAGTTGTCCCAG ATTGACACGGAGCAACTGTTAGCCCATCTAGTAGAAACAGAAATGATAAAGAGAACA AAAGAAGGAAGATACAAGGGAAGGAAGTTCAGTTCAGTCTGTCATTTCTTTGGATATCAGGCTCGAGGATCTGTACCATCAAATTTTGACTGTGACTATGCTTAT GCTCTTGGACGTATCTCCCTGCATATGATCGCATCTGGATTGACTGGTTACATGGCAACTGTGGCTAACCTGAAGGACCCTGTTGACAAATGGAGATGTTCTGCTGCTCCTTTAACT GCGATGATGAGTGTCAAAAGGCATTTACGTGGCCCTGGAGCAATCCCTATAGGAAGGCCTTCCATTCATCCTTCTCCAATTGACCTGAAAGGGAAGGCTTATGA GTTGCTTCGAGAGAAGGCTTCAAGCTTCCTCCTTGACGACTTCTACAGGACTCCAGGAGGCATTCAGTTCGAAGGGCCTGGTTCAGACGTGAAGCCCATCACGCTGACCATTGAGAACCAGGACTACATGGGCGACATTGAGATGCTGAAAGAGTATCTCGGCAAG GTTAGGACCATGGTGAAGCCAGGGTGCTCCCGGGAGATCCTGAAGGCAGCCATCAGCTCCATGGTATCGGTGACGGATGTGCTGACTGTGATGTCCCACCCCCTCAACGCCGAGCTGCCCCTCTACCATTTCAAGTGA